The nucleotide window TTCGGGCGTCAACTACGGTATTGTGGTGCGCCAGGAAGGCTACCTGTTCCACTCCGAAAACTTTGACCTGCCCGCTGGGGCGGCCTATTCGGAAGTAGTAAAGGATATTGCCCTGAAGAAGCTGGATGTGGGCGTGAAAGTGGTGCTCAACAACATCTTCTTCGACTTCGACAAAGCCACGCTGCGAAAGGAAAGTACCGCCGAGCTGGAGCGGCTGCAGAAGCTGATGGTTGAAACGCCGGCCCTGCGCCTCGAAATTTCGGGCCACACCGACAACGTGGGCAAGGCCGAATACAATAAGGACCTGTCGCAGCGCCGCGCCAAAGCCGTAGTGGATTACCTTGTAGGCAAAGGCGTCGACAAAGGCCGTCTTACCTTTGCCGGCTACGGCGACTCCCAGCCAGTGGCTACCAACTCCACCAAAGGCGGCCGGCAGCTCAACCGCCGCACTGAGTTTAAGGTTACCGGTAAGTAATTTGTTGCCGGCCGTCGTATAGCTATTTCCTGCAATGCCCGCTTCCTCCATCGTGCTCCTACCCTTCGAACCCAGCCTGCGCGTGCTCGTCGCCGACGACAATGAGCTCAACCAGCTCGTGGTGTGCCGGGCCCTGGAGGAATGGAATGTTGTACCCACGATGGTCGAAAACGGGCGGCAGGCCGTAGAAGCAGCCAGCACCCAGCTCTTCGACGCAGTGTTGATGGACATTCAGATGCCCGAAATGGACGGCTATGAGGCCACCCGGCGGCTGCGGCGGCTGCGGCATCTGCAACAGTTGCCCATCATCGGCCTTACCGCCTCCTTTTCGCCCACCGATCAGGCCCGCGCCCTGGCCGCCGGCATGAATGAGACTCTGGCAAAGCCTTTCGAGCCCACCCTGCTGCACGCTAGCTTAGTGCGCCATACTGGGCGGGCCCGCCCGGTTCCGGCTGTTCGCCCCGCCACTCCCGACCCAACCGATATCGGCACCATTCGGCCCGGGTGGCATTTGCTGGAAGAGCTGGCTGCCGGCAACGAGGCGTTTATTGCCCAAATAATCACCACCTTTCTCCAGCAAACGCCTGGGCTCTACCAACAGCTGGTTGCTACGGTTGCCAATCCCGACCGGCAGGCGCTGGCCCGCATGGCCCACAAGCTGAAAGGGCAAATCGTATATTTCGACGTTCCGGCTATTCAGCAACACCTGGAAAAGCTCGAACGGCCCCCTACGCCGGCCGATGCGGACGGGGCTTCGCACCTAGTTGCCATGATAGGTCATCAACTGGCCGCGCTGTATCCCCACCTGGAGCTTCGGCTCCAAAACCACCTCCGCCGGTAAGCCCGTCACGCTGCGCTTCTCTTTCTCACCTCTTCTTATACCTTTGGCGTTATGCCAGCACCCTCCTCGCCCCTACGTTGCCTTGTTGTAGATGACGATCCGCTATCCGTCCAAATCGTTATTAACTGTATCAACAATACGCCCTTTCTCACTGCCATCGGAACTTACGACAGCGCCATGGCTGCTGCCGAAGTGCTGCGCACTGAGCCCGTTGATCTGCTTTTCCTGGACGTGGAAATGCCCCTGATGTCGGGCATTGACCTGCTCAACACGCTCCAGAACCCGCCGCTGGTTATTCTCATTACCAGCAGCAAGCATTACGCAGTAGAGGCCTTTGAGCACGATGTAGTCGATTATCTGGTGAAGCCCATCAGCTACGCGCGCTTTCTGAAAGCTGCCCAAAAAGCGCTGGAGCTTTCCGCTGATGCCAGCCTCTCAGCCGCCGCTTCGGCCAGCGCCGGAGCCATAGCGGCCGGCACCGACCCAGATTTTACCTTTGTCAAAGTTGATACGAAGCTGGTCAAGGTGCTCTTTAATGATGTTAGCTACGTCGAGGCCCTGGGCGACTACGTGCACATCGTTATGCCGCACAGCAAGCTGATCGTGTACAGCACGATGAAAGCCGTGGAGGAGAAATTTCCCTCTTCCATTTTTGTCCGCGCCCACCGCTCCTTTATTGTCAATCTGAAGCGCGTGCAGGCCATTGAGGATAATACCATCACCATTGAAAACAAGCAGATTCCCATCGGCCAGACGTATCTGCGCGAGGTGCTGCAACGGCTCAACAAGTTTTAGCCGCCTCCCCTGCTTTCGGTTGTTACGCACGGCTATTTGCTGCTCGATATTCCGGTAAGCTTTTTTCACTCGATTGGGCAACAGACAAAGAGAAGCCCGCGAAGACCAACTTATCCGTTTGGTTTTTGCGGGCTTCTCTTTGTCGGCATGAGGCCGTAGCTCCAGAGGTCCTTTAACCCACAAAGACCTCATTTTGCGCCTTACACCTGAGTTACACTATTGATTCTTGCCATACTACAATATATTTTTTCGGATACAGTATTATATCAATATGCTTTTGTTTCTTTGTGACATCACCTATATATCACACCTATTCTGCCAACTCTTCTTATGAAGAAATTCTGCTTCTCCGCTCTGATTGCTGCCTGCTTCACTATTGGAAACCTACAGGCTCAGCAAGCCCCGGATTTGCGGGCTCAGGCCATGGCTAACACCCGGACCCTGGCCCAGCAAATTGCCCTCGACGATGCCCGCACCCAGCAGGTAAAGCGCTTTACTTACGAGCGTTTGGTGCAGGAAACGGAAATCAAGCAGATGTACAGCATCGACCCGGCCATGCTGCAAAGCAAAATGGCCGTGGTGGAGAAAGAATATGCCGAGAAGTTGAAGAGTGTGCTATCCGATGCTCAGTATAAGCGCTACGAAAGCTACGTAGCGGCTGCCAATGCTCCGGCCGTTGCTCCCGTCACTACGGCTGCTACGCCTGCCGTTGCCGCTCCGGTAGTAGCTTCCGTTCCCCAGGAGACTAAGCCCGCTCCGGCTCTGAAAGCTCCGGCTACGAAAGCTCAGCCTGCCAAGACGGTGACGCTGCCCAAAGCCAAGCCTGCTCCTGGCCTTCCTGCCAAGAAGACGACGGCGCCACATGCCAATACAGTAGCCAGCCGCCCCTAAGCTACCCGGGCCCGCCGTGCCTGCTCGGCGGCTTTGTTTTCCGTGACGTTAGCTCGCAGAATATCCAGTGTAATACCCCAGAGGGCTTCGTAAGGAATAATTTCTATTTCAGCGTATGCCTCCCCGGGTTGCGGAGCTTCGTGCAGGCGGTGCAACAGTGGACGACCTTTCTTCTCGCAAGATTCGGGGTCAAAATTCTCCTTTACCGTTAGTACCAGCAGCCGAAAAAACAGCTGACTACGCAACGTTGCCGACTCCCGCAGGTGCCGCTGCTCGTATTTACGCAGGCTTTCCAAGCGAGCCAGCAGGTTTTCCACATCCTGGCGGCGCAAAAAGTTTAGGTACTGTAAAATAAGAATAGCCACATTATAGCCCTGCTTATCCCGGCTGTAGTCGGGTACCGTCTGCACAAACTGGTTGAAGTGCCGCAACGTCAGGGGCGAGTTTTCCGGCTGTAAAAAGTAGATATAAGCCTTATACAAGTCCCAGCGCTGCCGGGCTGCCGCTCGCTGTTTCCGGAAATATGGATTCTTATGGGCCATTTCCAGCAGATGCTGCGCCTGGCTGTACTGCCCAGCGTGCAAGGCCAGCAGCACGTAGTTTTCCATAAAGAAAAACCAGTTACCCGACGAAGGGTGAAAGTCTTTCAGATAGTCTTCGGAAAGGCTTAATCCAATAGCCGCCTGCTTGTTGTGCAGATAGGCATAAACCGTCATGTAATTATTAAAACGGCTATCGAAGCGACGCCGGTTTATCTTGCCCTTGGCCCACAGCTTTTCCGTGGCCGTGGTGATCTTGATGATTTCCTCGTAATTGCCCGTAAACTCGAGCAGGGTCAATTGAATAAGATACAGATAGTTGAAGGTGGTGTAGCTACGGGCTTTTTCATGCAATTGCTGCAACTGCGCCAAGTACCCAGGCAAATCGTTTAGCAGGGCGCGACGGGCGCGTACCGTGTGCGCCTGCGCCATCTTGCTGCTCCAGTAAATCTGCCCGGCCTCGTCCTCCAAAGCCATTAACTGCTGCAGTTGTTGCAGTTGTTTGCTTGCCGCCCGATAACGCGCCGGCTGCCGTAAATCAACATACAGCTTACCTAAAAGCCGGGTAGCCAATACAGCATATTCCGTAAACTCGCCTTCCAACGCCTGCCGCAGGCATTTGCGCAGCAATTGCTCGGCTAGCATGTACTCCCCTTCCCCGTATAAAATCGTTACTTGGTGGTATAACCCTATACATTGCAATTCGTATCTTCTTGATACCAAGTGACGCGGGTCCGATTGCTCTAAGAAATAGAGATGATTTAGCAGTTTCTGCTGCACCCGCGACTTAAGCTTGCGAAAAGAGGTATTGCTGGTGGCTGATGACTTCCCGTACAGGGCTTTCGTTAGCTGCAACTGGGTACTATCGGGCGCCTCCTCCAGGATCCGAATGAGTTTTAGGTCCTTATTAGTCGATTTTTTAGCTGCAAAGTCGAATAGCGGAGATTCTTTCACTCGGCGGTCTGTCACAATCCGCGCCAGATTGCTTAATTTTTCCATGTGCTAAATAGGGCTGTAAATGCTGAAAGCAGCTTTGCAAGATGGAGAAAAGGCAATAACCCTTGTCACAAATATTCAAAATATTTCCTTTATTACTTGCCGAACCCTTCTGCACCTTTGTAGTTGGGTAATTTTACCCACCCCAAAATCAAAAAGTCACAATTGCAAAAAACCTGGGCCACATATTAGTCTTATCAGCTACTCTTTTACCTAAGCATAGGCTATATATCGCCTATGAGATGCATTAAAGCCAATTTTATAGGCTAAAACTTCAAGTCACTTTTACACAATATCTTTCCTTTACGCCAGCCCGGTTATAAAGCAAATTTGTGTCATTCAAACTCTTGAACGACTCAACCTCCTAAAGCGCCATGTTAGAACTTATCGCAATTGCCCTGCTCCAACTCGCCAGCTTTACTGCTACTACCGAGGCTAACCCTGTTCCTAAAACAGCCGATACCACTCCTATCAGCATTACGCCTACTCCTACTGAAACGGAGCAAGGTGGCGGCGGCTGGGGCGGCGGGGTGATTTAAGCCTACTTCGAGCTGGCGCTCTGCTTCCTGTCGAATGTTAGCTAACTTGCCCGGACCTCACTCCGAGCACTGACATCTTCATGAAGCACCTTTTGTTTGGTTTTCTGGTCGTGGTGAGCGGCGCTTTCAGCGCCTGCTCTACCCACCGGGAAGATTCTGCTCCGGCCGTACGCATACGCTGGGAGCGGGACCCAGAAAATCTTGACCCACTAGTTCTTCCCAATGAGAATTCACTGGAAG belongs to Hymenobacter cellulosilyticus and includes:
- a CDS encoding LytR/AlgR family response regulator transcription factor, whose protein sequence is MPAPSSPLRCLVVDDDPLSVQIVINCINNTPFLTAIGTYDSAMAAAEVLRTEPVDLLFLDVEMPLMSGIDLLNTLQNPPLVILITSSKHYAVEAFEHDVVDYLVKPISYARFLKAAQKALELSADASLSAAASASAGAIAAGTDPDFTFVKVDTKLVKVLFNDVSYVEALGDYVHIVMPHSKLIVYSTMKAVEEKFPSSIFVRAHRSFIVNLKRVQAIEDNTITIENKQIPIGQTYLREVLQRLNKF
- a CDS encoding response regulator — protein: MPASSIVLLPFEPSLRVLVADDNELNQLVVCRALEEWNVVPTMVENGRQAVEAASTQLFDAVLMDIQMPEMDGYEATRRLRRLRHLQQLPIIGLTASFSPTDQARALAAGMNETLAKPFEPTLLHASLVRHTGRARPVPAVRPATPDPTDIGTIRPGWHLLEELAAGNEAFIAQIITTFLQQTPGLYQQLVATVANPDRQALARMAHKLKGQIVYFDVPAIQQHLEKLERPPTPADADGASHLVAMIGHQLAALYPHLELRLQNHLRR